In Kitasatospora sp. NA04385, a single genomic region encodes these proteins:
- a CDS encoding TetR/AcrR family transcriptional regulator: protein MAATPSPVEEPVDDPTAAAGRPRRAAYRRLPVQQRREQLIAVALELFAARPPEEVSLDDVAEAAGASRPLVYRYFAGGKQQLYEAALRSAASELTTRFTVEPSDGTPTQQLGAVLHRYFDFVGEHAAGYGALLRGGSVVETVRTSAIVDDVRRAALRRTLRHLGVREAGPRLTLLVRSWISVVEASAISWLDEGRQIPVDSLCAWLVDQFVVMAAATAVRDAQTAEVLHGWLQLETADSPAGVLIARLRDLGL, encoded by the coding sequence ATGGCAGCGACCCCCTCCCCCGTCGAGGAACCCGTCGACGACCCCACCGCCGCCGCGGGGCGCCCCCGCCGCGCCGCCTACCGGCGACTGCCCGTCCAGCAACGGCGCGAGCAGCTGATCGCCGTCGCCCTCGAACTCTTCGCCGCCCGCCCGCCCGAGGAGGTCTCGCTCGACGACGTCGCGGAGGCCGCGGGGGCCTCCCGGCCGCTCGTCTACCGCTACTTCGCCGGTGGCAAGCAGCAGCTGTACGAGGCGGCGCTGCGCAGCGCCGCCTCCGAACTCACCACCCGCTTCACCGTCGAGCCCTCCGACGGCACCCCGACCCAGCAGCTGGGCGCCGTCCTGCACCGCTACTTCGACTTCGTCGGCGAGCACGCCGCCGGGTACGGCGCGCTGCTGCGCGGCGGCTCGGTCGTCGAGACCGTGCGCACCTCGGCCATCGTCGACGATGTGCGCCGGGCGGCGCTGCGGCGCACCCTGCGCCACCTCGGGGTGCGGGAGGCCGGGCCCCGGCTGACCCTGCTGGTGCGCTCCTGGATCTCGGTGGTGGAGGCCTCCGCGATCAGCTGGCTCGACGAGGGCCGGCAGATCCCGGTCGACTCGCTCTGCGCCTGGCTGGTCGACCAGTTCGTGGTGATGGCCGCGGCCACCGCCGTCCGGGACGCCCAGACCGCGGAGGTCCTGCACGGCTGGCTCCAGTTGGAGACGGCGGACAGCCCGGCGGGAGTGCTCATCGCGCGCCTGCGCGACCTGGGGCTGTGA
- a CDS encoding rhomboid-like protein, whose protein sequence is MPAEDGEERPVRWVRAVGRWIGKSPGTYVWLLLLACTSFVVARMDPAALDYFLEQRSTNIDQLTSHPVHALLASLIWTEQANFPFYFVVFHVFHVPAERWLGTRRWLTVALTAHVLATFVSEGVVAWGVHHHVLPANMSTTVDVGVSYALAGVEGVLTYRLAGAWRWVYGCGLLGFYLVPLLVSHTFTDLGHFCSVLIGLAFYPITRGRPTWDPWRSARRLAPARG, encoded by the coding sequence GTGCCAGCGGAGGACGGCGAGGAGCGGCCGGTGCGGTGGGTGCGGGCGGTCGGGCGGTGGATCGGGAAGTCCCCGGGGACGTACGTGTGGCTGCTGCTGCTGGCGTGCACCAGCTTCGTGGTGGCGCGGATGGACCCGGCGGCGCTGGACTACTTCCTGGAGCAGCGCTCCACCAACATCGACCAGCTCACCTCGCACCCGGTGCACGCCCTGCTGGCCAGCCTGATCTGGACCGAGCAGGCGAACTTCCCCTTCTACTTCGTGGTCTTCCACGTCTTCCACGTGCCGGCCGAGCGCTGGCTCGGCACCCGCCGCTGGCTGACCGTCGCGCTGACCGCCCACGTGCTGGCCACCTTCGTCAGCGAGGGTGTGGTCGCCTGGGGCGTCCACCACCACGTGCTCCCGGCGAACATGTCGACCACGGTGGACGTCGGCGTGTCGTACGCGCTGGCCGGGGTGGAGGGCGTGCTGACGTACCGGTTGGCCGGGGCGTGGCGCTGGGTGTACGGGTGCGGGCTGCTCGGGTTCTACCTGGTGCCGCTGCTGGTCTCGCACACCTTCACCGATCTGGGGCACTTCTGCTCGGTGCTGATCGGCCTGGCGTTCTACCCGATCACCCGGGGCCGGCCGACCTGGGACCCGTGGCGCAGCGCCCGCCGGCTCGCCCCCGCCAGGGGCTGA
- a CDS encoding fumarylacetoacetate hydrolase family protein — protein MKLLRVGPAGAERPVVLAPDGTARDLRPLTPDLDGAFLAGFDPAALDPAALPVTDLTGERIGPPVARPGKIVGIGLNYRDHAAEAGAAIPTEPVVFLKPVNTLVGSHDRVLVPRGSEKTDYEVELAVVIGRTGRYLDTAAEAAAIIAGYAAANDVTERAFQFDRGGQWDKGKSAETFTPLGPWLVTPDELGDPQALDLRLWVNGELRQNGSTADMVFPVHETVRYLTHFMRLDPGDIVITGTPAGVTLGRPGTPFLRAGDEVALEVTGLGRQETTLGQA, from the coding sequence GTGAAGCTCCTCCGCGTGGGCCCGGCGGGCGCAGAACGACCGGTCGTGCTCGCCCCCGACGGCACCGCCCGCGACCTGCGGCCGCTCACCCCCGACCTGGACGGCGCGTTCCTCGCCGGGTTCGACCCGGCGGCGCTCGACCCCGCCGCCCTCCCGGTCACCGACCTCACCGGCGAGCGCATCGGCCCGCCGGTCGCCCGCCCCGGCAAGATCGTCGGCATCGGCCTCAACTACCGCGACCACGCGGCCGAGGCCGGCGCCGCGATCCCGACCGAGCCGGTGGTCTTCCTCAAGCCCGTCAACACCCTGGTCGGCTCGCACGACCGGGTGCTCGTCCCGCGCGGCAGCGAGAAGACCGACTACGAGGTCGAACTCGCCGTCGTCATCGGCCGCACCGGCCGCTACCTGGACACCGCGGCCGAGGCCGCCGCGATCATCGCCGGCTACGCGGCCGCCAACGACGTCACCGAGCGCGCCTTCCAGTTCGACCGCGGCGGCCAGTGGGACAAGGGCAAGTCCGCCGAGACCTTCACCCCGCTCGGCCCCTGGCTGGTCACCCCCGACGAACTCGGCGACCCGCAGGCCCTCGACCTGCGGCTGTGGGTCAACGGCGAACTGCGCCAGAACGGCTCCACCGCGGACATGGTCTTCCCGGTCCACGAGACCGTCCGCTACCTCACCCACTTCATGCGCCTCGACCCCGGCGACATCGTCATCACCGGCACCCCCGCCGGCGTCACCCTCGGCCGCCCGGGCACCCCCTTCCTCCGCGCGGGCGACGAGGTCGCCCTCGAAGTCACCGGCCTCGGCCGCCAGGAGACCACCCTCGGCCAGGCCTAG